The Ignavibacteriales bacterium genome includes a window with the following:
- a CDS encoding ABC transporter permease, protein MKNILHIIRKEFLQLRQDRKMFGMSFVAPVFQLIILGYAATFDVTHIPTVVCDFDNSPSSRELVRNFTSTEYFRVDGYFDKTSEIDNQLDDGHASIAIIIPRGFEKKIGAGQSAPLQIIADGTETSTAGIGLSYASIIVSRYSQNILLESLVKRGSVTMPARVSAEFRVWYNPELKSRNFMVPGVLGLLLMVMTMLLTSLAIVKEKELGTLEQLVVTPIKPYQLIIGKLAPFFLIGVIDVVLVVFFASLVFSLPVKGGVLLLLFLSLIFLMTTLGLGLFISTISRTQQQAMMTAIFFFMLPMMFFSGFVFPIENMPLIIQYVSYVIPLRYYFVIVRGLFLKGVGMRILWPQALALLVFGSVILSMSVMRFQKKLG, encoded by the coding sequence ATGAAAAATATTCTCCATATCATACGAAAAGAATTTCTTCAATTGCGGCAAGACCGGAAAATGTTTGGCATGAGCTTTGTTGCGCCTGTATTTCAATTAATTATCCTTGGCTATGCCGCGACCTTTGATGTCACTCATATTCCAACGGTTGTCTGTGACTTTGATAACTCGCCGTCCAGCAGAGAGCTTGTACGAAACTTCACCAGCACGGAATATTTCAGAGTAGACGGATATTTTGACAAAACCTCAGAGATTGACAATCAATTAGATGATGGGCATGCATCGATCGCGATCATCATTCCTCGAGGCTTTGAAAAAAAGATTGGTGCCGGTCAATCTGCGCCGCTACAAATTATTGCAGATGGAACAGAGACGAGTACAGCTGGAATTGGTTTGAGTTATGCTTCCATCATTGTGTCACGATACTCGCAAAATATTTTGCTGGAATCGCTGGTCAAGCGAGGTTCGGTGACTATGCCTGCCCGCGTTTCGGCAGAGTTTCGCGTATGGTACAATCCAGAACTTAAGAGCCGTAACTTTATGGTTCCCGGAGTGCTTGGTTTGCTTCTGATGGTGATGACAATGCTCCTCACTTCACTGGCAATCGTCAAAGAAAAAGAGCTTGGCACATTGGAACAGCTTGTTGTTACGCCCATCAAACCCTATCAGCTTATTATTGGCAAGCTTGCACCATTTTTTCTTATTGGAGTCATCGATGTCGTTCTTGTCGTGTTCTTCGCATCGTTGGTTTTTAGTCTGCCCGTAAAAGGCGGAGTACTGCTGCTTCTCTTTCTTAGTCTTATCTTCCTTATGACAACGCTTGGATTGGGATTATTTATTTCGACAATCTCACGCACACAGCAACAGGCAATGATGACCGCAATCTTTTTCTTCATGTTGCCTATGATGTTTTTCTCCGGTTTTGTTTTCCCAATCGAAAACATGCCGTTAATCATCCAATATGTTTCTTACGTTATTCCGCTTCGCTATTATTTTGTTATTGTGCGTGGTTTGTTCTTAAAGGGAGTCGGCATGCGCATCCTGTGGCCGCAAGCACTGGCTCTCTTAGTGTTTGGCAGTGTCATATTAAGCATGAGCGTCATGCGGTTCCAAAAGAAATTGGGATGA
- a CDS encoding response regulator transcription factor: MTKLRILIVDDMPSMRLLMQQYLRSYKAVIVVGEASNGEEALTKAQEFQPDVVILDMSMPGLSGVEVARRIKSLSLHIYVYLCSAYELKEFRELNIDSPADGYIQKSSMKPELQAMIRKELERKNIVKP; the protein is encoded by the coding sequence ATGACGAAGCTGCGAATTCTCATTGTTGACGATATGCCATCTATGCGCTTATTGATGCAGCAATATCTTCGCAGTTATAAAGCAGTCATCGTTGTCGGGGAGGCAAGCAACGGTGAGGAAGCATTGACGAAAGCTCAAGAATTTCAACCTGATGTTGTAATCTTGGATATGAGTATGCCAGGATTAAGCGGTGTAGAAGTAGCGCGAAGAATTAAATCTTTATCGCTTCATATCTATGTCTATTTATGTTCGGCATATGAATTGAAAGAATTTAGGGAGTTGAATATTGATTCTCCGGCAGATGGGTATATTCAAAAATCAAGTATGAAGCCAGAATTGCAGGCGATGATTCGAAAAGAATTAGAACGAAAAAATATCGTGAAGCCGTAA
- a CDS encoding tetratricopeptide repeat protein: MKRLLPSILIIINIFIQQIIAQTKLDSVISLRQRGIQLYVQGDYRGAALTFKTCLSDSTKDTLANYYSGLCAYQLGDYPLAQANFSITIHNDSLSKSSYFQRGRVHASMGLFPAAINDYENAICRDSTFRPARIELLKTLCLLQRYDTAVALADTNSIDELVTVGRGLVAAMKHQAAVLIAHRATKLDYNSYAAQMLLGDTYFGMDDFKDALGVYAGLLYYYKDAVSAVRKLAICFSQRKTKEDYSIAIRFMQKYFDLSSDYNASDLGRIGSWFYARNEYDSALAYFDHAVRLDSLNPVPHYNLGSTLLKKDSLDAARNELNTAYILSKSSLDLSASVLTSLGGIYYKQRSLFSAINAYKQAIDLSSANAQAMYGLALCYDLSPGWQENALQWYNKISAEYIRE, from the coding sequence ATGAAAAGATTACTACCTTCAATTCTCATAATTATTAACATTTTCATCCAGCAAATAATTGCACAAACAAAGCTGGATTCCGTAATATCTTTGCGCCAGCGTGGAATTCAGTTGTATGTGCAAGGTGATTATCGTGGTGCGGCGTTGACATTCAAGACCTGCCTCTCTGATTCGACAAAGGATACACTTGCGAATTATTATTCGGGTTTATGTGCATACCAACTGGGAGATTATCCGCTCGCGCAGGCAAACTTTTCTATTACGATTCATAACGACAGCCTGTCGAAATCTTCCTATTTCCAGCGCGGTCGTGTTCATGCGAGCATGGGATTATTTCCTGCAGCCATCAACGATTATGAAAATGCAATTTGCAGGGATTCTACATTTCGACCGGCTCGCATCGAGCTCCTAAAAACATTGTGTCTCCTTCAACGATATGATACTGCTGTTGCTCTTGCAGATACAAATTCAATTGATGAATTGGTCACAGTTGGGCGCGGACTCGTGGCAGCAATGAAACATCAAGCGGCGGTGCTAATAGCACACAGGGCAACCAAGCTTGATTATAATAGCTATGCTGCGCAAATGCTCCTTGGCGATACTTATTTCGGAATGGATGATTTCAAAGACGCTCTTGGTGTGTATGCGGGATTGTTGTATTATTATAAGGATGCTGTTTCGGCAGTTCGGAAACTCGCAATTTGCTTCAGTCAGCGCAAAACAAAGGAAGATTATTCTATCGCTATCCGTTTCATGCAAAAATATTTTGATCTCTCAAGTGATTATAATGCATCGGATTTAGGACGTATCGGTAGCTGGTTTTATGCGAGAAACGAATATGACTCGGCACTTGCTTATTTCGATCATGCTGTACGGCTTGACTCTTTAAATCCTGTACCTCATTACAATTTAGGTTCAACGCTTCTCAAAAAAGATAGTTTGGATGCAGCAAGAAACGAGTTGAATACGGCGTATATCCTTTCAAAAAGTTCTTTAGACCTGAGTGCTTCAGTATTGACATCTCTTGGCGGCATCTATTATAAACAGCGATCGTTGTTTAGTGCTATCAATGCATATAAACAGGCGATTGATTTGTCATCGGCAAATGCTCAGGCGATGTACGGATTAGCACTGTGTTATGATTTATCACCGGGATGGCAGGAAAATGCATTACAGTGGTACAATAAAATTTCTGCAGAATACATCCGGGAATGA
- a CDS encoding thioredoxin-like domain-containing protein, with protein sequence MKHVLFVVALLSIMSCTLFCQTIISGRVTGYDGKPMIKANVQIKKPLTRNSIAETTVANDGNYSLTTLDSGIVLVTYTGVNHKLYDVALYIEKPSSIKLDVQLSTYDYFDTISSVNIIGDFNNFNFGTAQLMTKQDDGTFISEFETKADTFKYQILGVETTGKSINGTQSDGFKRDPDGDYRSLVYPKDGKVKIIFKPAKLVRSNTNAQAQFLGDDSLNSRFSSIYDEMMKREYAYRNAARAFEKTGRDRKDFQFDWSADKSYLTSNVMQEKVPILKQLYILSYLNLSMFRVPDLDSNITNLVFSNILPTSPLWSLSPFSIYATSPSGHATRTDNYIQEMEEKNPDINVRANFVMNRMMMAQYSHKTEEYFKLYDKMVTEFKDTDVGKMTKERFSRELKLKTGTPVPDFSFVSMDDPKIVHTNKTLLGRVYLLDFWSTWCGGCVAEMENLHKTYEKFKPVGFEILSLSFDGKLEDVIKFRKNKWKMPWFNSLIEKGFDNDIVKQFDIIGVPTPVLVDKTGKILALNEDLRGEKLEKMLDKVFAQ encoded by the coding sequence ATGAAACATGTACTCTTTGTTGTTGCCTTACTAAGTATTATGAGTTGTACATTGTTCTGCCAGACTATAATTTCAGGAAGAGTGACCGGCTATGATGGCAAGCCGATGATCAAAGCGAATGTTCAAATTAAAAAACCACTTACGAGAAATTCTATTGCGGAAACAACAGTAGCAAATGATGGTAACTACAGCTTGACGACGCTTGACTCTGGAATCGTGCTCGTTACGTATACTGGCGTAAATCATAAGTTATACGATGTTGCACTCTATATAGAGAAGCCTTCCTCGATTAAGCTCGATGTCCAATTAAGTACATACGATTATTTCGATACTATTTCTTCGGTGAACATTATTGGAGATTTCAATAATTTCAACTTCGGAACCGCTCAATTAATGACGAAACAAGACGATGGTACTTTTATATCTGAGTTTGAAACTAAAGCCGATACGTTCAAATATCAAATTCTGGGGGTCGAGACGACTGGTAAAAGCATCAATGGCACTCAATCAGATGGATTTAAACGTGATCCCGATGGTGATTATCGTTCCTTAGTGTATCCAAAAGATGGAAAAGTGAAAATAATTTTTAAACCAGCCAAACTTGTGCGTTCGAATACAAATGCGCAGGCACAATTTCTTGGAGATGATTCACTCAACAGTAGATTCTCATCTATCTATGATGAGATGATGAAAAGGGAATACGCATATAGAAATGCTGCCCGCGCATTCGAGAAAACGGGTAGAGATCGGAAAGATTTTCAATTTGATTGGTCGGCAGATAAATCTTATCTCACATCAAATGTCATGCAGGAGAAAGTGCCGATTCTAAAACAACTCTATATTTTGAGTTATCTGAATTTAAGCATGTTTCGTGTTCCTGATTTGGATTCTAACATTACCAACCTCGTTTTTTCAAATATCTTGCCAACCTCTCCGCTATGGTCTTTGAGTCCATTTTCCATTTACGCGACTTCTCCATCTGGACATGCAACGAGAACGGATAATTACATTCAAGAAATGGAGGAAAAGAATCCCGATATCAATGTAAGAGCTAATTTTGTCATGAACCGAATGATGATGGCGCAATACAGTCACAAAACCGAAGAATATTTCAAACTCTATGATAAGATGGTCACAGAATTTAAAGATACAGATGTTGGTAAAATGACAAAGGAACGATTTTCTCGCGAACTGAAATTGAAAACAGGAACGCCTGTTCCAGACTTCTCATTCGTTTCTATGGACGATCCAAAGATTGTACACACAAATAAAACCCTTTTAGGGCGAGTGTACTTACTTGACTTTTGGTCGACTTGGTGCGGAGGATGTGTGGCAGAAATGGAGAATCTTCATAAAACATATGAAAAATTTAAACCGGTGGGATTTGAAATACTTAGTCTCTCTTTTGATGGAAAGCTGGAAGATGTTATTAAATTCCGGAAGAACAAATGGAAAATGCCTTGGTTCAATTCGCTAATAGAAAAAGGGTTTGATAACGATATAGTAAAACAGTTTGATATCATAGGCGTTCCAACACCCGTTTTAGTTGATAAGACCGGAAAAATTCTTGCGCTTAACGAGGATTTGCGCGGCGAGAAATTAGAAAAAATGTTGGATAAGGTTTTTGCTCAGTAG
- the carB gene encoding carbamoyl-phosphate synthase large subunit — protein MPKRTDIHSILIIGSGPIVIGQACEFDYSGTQACRVLRQEGYRVILVNSNPATIMTDPEFADATYIEPITPEFVEKIIERERPDVILPTMGGQTALNTAVSLAENGVLKKYNVELIGAKLEAIKMAEDRELFRAAMDRAGLQSARGGFVHSFEEALIIANQIGFPLIIRPSFTLGGTGGGTAYNIEEFQTKVVHGLTSSPIHQVLIEESVIGWKEYELEVMRDLKDNVVVICSIENFDPMGVHTGDSITVAPAQTLTDKEYQQLRDASIKVIREIGVETGGSNIQFAVNPNNGQVLVIEMNPRVSRSSALASKATGFPIAKIAALLAVGYTLDEIPNDITKLTPASFEPTIDYCVVKIPRWDFEKFKGVDDTLGVQMKSVGEAMSIGRTFKEALQKALRSLEQGRSGLGADGKDVVNIRELSDTEKIEWKRKVLDRIKTPRPHNIFFLRYGFQLGLTIDELFQASSIDPWFLYNIKQIVAMEEELYSFRI, from the coding sequence TTGCCCAAACGGACTGATATTCATTCCATCCTCATTATTGGTTCCGGACCTATTGTAATCGGACAGGCGTGCGAGTTCGATTATTCCGGAACCCAAGCCTGTCGTGTTCTTCGCCAAGAAGGGTATCGTGTTATTCTCGTCAACAGTAATCCTGCAACGATTATGACTGACCCTGAATTTGCCGATGCCACGTATATTGAACCCATTACACCGGAATTTGTTGAAAAAATAATTGAACGTGAAAGACCGGATGTTATCCTGCCGACCATGGGCGGACAAACAGCCCTCAACACTGCAGTGTCGCTTGCAGAAAACGGAGTGTTGAAAAAATACAACGTCGAATTAATTGGTGCGAAACTTGAAGCCATTAAAATGGCAGAAGACCGTGAATTATTTCGCGCTGCAATGGATCGAGCTGGACTTCAAAGTGCGCGCGGTGGATTCGTACATTCATTTGAAGAAGCGCTCATAATAGCAAACCAAATTGGTTTTCCACTTATCATACGTCCTTCATTCACGTTGGGAGGTACGGGCGGCGGCACAGCATACAATATCGAAGAATTCCAGACCAAAGTTGTCCACGGTCTGACCAGCAGTCCTATCCATCAGGTTCTCATTGAAGAATCGGTGATTGGCTGGAAAGAATATGAATTAGAAGTGATGCGTGACCTGAAGGATAACGTTGTTGTCATTTGTTCGATTGAGAACTTCGATCCGATGGGCGTGCACACCGGTGATTCGATCACTGTGGCGCCTGCACAAACTCTTACGGACAAAGAATATCAGCAGTTGCGGGATGCATCGATCAAAGTTATTCGCGAGATTGGTGTTGAAACGGGCGGTTCGAATATTCAATTTGCTGTCAATCCAAATAATGGACAAGTGCTCGTGATTGAAATGAATCCCCGGGTATCGCGTTCATCTGCACTCGCTTCAAAAGCCACCGGTTTTCCGATTGCAAAAATTGCGGCATTGCTTGCCGTCGGTTACACGCTCGATGAAATTCCCAACGATATTACAAAGCTGACTCCAGCTTCTTTTGAACCGACGATTGATTACTGCGTCGTGAAAATTCCACGATGGGACTTTGAAAAATTCAAAGGTGTGGATGACACGCTTGGTGTGCAGATGAAATCGGTCGGCGAAGCAATGTCCATTGGACGTACCTTCAAAGAAGCACTGCAAAAAGCGCTCCGTTCGCTGGAACAGGGACGTTCCGGTCTCGGTGCAGATGGAAAAGATGTTGTGAATATTCGCGAGTTATCGGATACGGAAAAGATTGAATGGAAGCGAAAAGTCTTAGATCGGATCAAAACGCCGCGCCCGCACAATATTTTCTTCCTTCGTTATGGTTTCCAGCTCGGATTGACGATAGACGAACTCTTCCAGGCATCCAGCATTGATCCATGGTTCCTGTACAACATCAAACAAATTGTGGCAATGGAAGAAGAGCTGTATTCCTTTAGAATATAA
- the carB gene encoding carbamoyl-phosphate synthase large subunit, translated as MKSSKAKNEVPVKVTPDIMRKAKEYGFSDRQLSEIWGMNEAAVRMMRKKMDVIPVYKTVDTCAAEFAASTPYHYSTYERENESLRSTKKKVIILGGGPNRIGQGIEFDYCCVHGVMALREEGFETIMVNCNPETVSTDYDTTDKLYFEPLTLEDVLNICDQEQPDGVIVAFGGQTPLKIAKALDENGVKILGTSPEGIDLAEDRERFGALLRRNNIQHPKYGTAYTVNNAVLVADQISFPVLVRPSYVLGGRAMEVCYTKDALREYMRKAVDVSPDHPVLIDRFLEDAFEYDVDCVCDGKDVMIGGVMQHIEEAGIHSGDSACVLPPYMMSEKILNEIMATTVKLAKALKVVGLMNVQFASKDDVVYVLEVNPRASRTVPFVSKATGLPLAKIAAKVMVGRTLEELGCKDFDFRKIKHISVKEAVFPFAKFPKTRVFLGPEMRSTGEVMGISDSFGASIAKSQIAASNALPNEGTVFFSVNDNDKTEMTLNIARELRTLGFSFIATEGTAGFFTSNSIPCEQVFKVNESRPNSVDLIKNGKIQLVINTPLGETSRYDEYAIGWAALENKVAFITTLSAAATAVKAIQKQKEGGLTVKSIQEYLKEGASKY; from the coding sequence GTGAAGTCAAGTAAAGCAAAGAATGAAGTGCCGGTGAAAGTCACCCCGGACATTATGCGAAAAGCAAAAGAGTACGGGTTCTCCGATCGCCAGTTGTCAGAAATCTGGGGAATGAATGAGGCAGCCGTACGGATGATGCGGAAGAAAATGGACGTGATACCTGTCTATAAGACAGTGGATACGTGCGCAGCGGAATTTGCGGCATCGACCCCGTACCACTACTCAACCTATGAGCGGGAAAATGAATCTCTACGAAGCACGAAGAAAAAAGTAATCATTCTCGGCGGCGGTCCGAATCGCATCGGACAAGGAATTGAATTTGATTATTGTTGTGTGCACGGCGTCATGGCTCTTCGCGAAGAGGGGTTCGAAACTATCATGGTCAATTGTAATCCGGAGACCGTCTCAACTGATTATGACACGACCGATAAATTATATTTTGAACCGTTGACGCTCGAAGACGTACTCAACATTTGCGATCAAGAACAACCGGACGGCGTTATCGTTGCATTCGGCGGGCAGACACCGTTGAAGATTGCGAAGGCATTAGATGAGAACGGCGTGAAAATTCTCGGCACATCACCGGAAGGAATTGATCTTGCTGAAGACCGCGAGAGATTCGGCGCACTCCTTCGGCGAAATAACATTCAACATCCCAAATACGGCACAGCGTATACGGTCAACAATGCAGTCCTCGTTGCCGATCAAATTAGTTTTCCTGTGCTTGTACGTCCATCCTATGTACTTGGAGGACGTGCAATGGAGGTTTGCTATACAAAGGATGCATTGCGAGAATATATGAGGAAGGCTGTCGATGTTTCACCCGACCATCCTGTGCTCATCGACCGCTTTCTTGAAGATGCATTTGAATACGATGTTGATTGCGTGTGCGACGGCAAAGACGTCATGATCGGCGGCGTGATGCAGCATATCGAGGAAGCAGGTATCCATTCGGGTGATAGCGCGTGTGTCCTTCCGCCGTATATGATGTCGGAAAAGATCCTGAATGAAATTATGGCGACCACCGTGAAGTTAGCAAAGGCGCTCAAAGTAGTAGGATTAATGAATGTGCAGTTTGCGTCGAAAGATGATGTCGTGTATGTCTTGGAAGTCAATCCTCGTGCATCCCGCACGGTACCTTTTGTGAGTAAAGCAACTGGATTACCGCTTGCAAAGATTGCTGCAAAAGTGATGGTAGGAAGAACATTGGAAGAACTTGGCTGCAAAGATTTCGATTTCCGAAAAATAAAACATATTTCTGTGAAGGAGGCCGTATTTCCGTTTGCAAAATTTCCAAAGACGCGAGTATTTCTAGGTCCAGAGATGCGCTCTACCGGTGAGGTGATGGGAATTTCCGATAGCTTCGGTGCATCAATTGCTAAATCACAGATTGCGGCAAGCAACGCATTGCCGAATGAAGGAACAGTATTCTTTAGCGTGAACGATAACGATAAAACTGAAATGACATTGAATATTGCACGCGAGCTACGAACACTGGGATTTTCTTTTATTGCGACGGAAGGGACAGCAGGCTTTTTTACTTCAAACAGCATTCCATGCGAACAGGTTTTCAAAGTGAACGAAAGTCGGCCAAATTCTGTGGATCTGATTAAAAACGGAAAGATACAGCTTGTCATCAACACACCGCTTGGCGAAACTTCCCGCTACGACGAATACGCCATTGGCTGGGCAGCATTGGAAAATAAAGTTGCCTTTATTACCACGCTTTCTGCCGCTGCGACAGCGGTGAAGGCAATCCAGAAACAAAAGGAAGGCGGGCTGACTGTCAAGAGCATACAGGAGTATCTCAAGGAGGGCGCTTCGAAGTACTAG
- a CDS encoding SprT family zinc-dependent metalloprotease, which produces MKFPDNYTILFKDVKHVGIRVSHDQRVRIVVPKWLPEQHLENILKKREDWIQKHLHRMRTRKQPVPLAGNQILFKGKIFHVEQDAQFNRSIEIDEEHLIIHAGVVFMEKYRQLAWYRNEARKYLEHRAQELAESLGFHYNKIFIRSQKTRWGSCSKKKNLSFNWKLIKSPLFVIDYLILHELVHTEFMNHSKQYWHKVHALCPEYKIASQWLKEHGRDL; this is translated from the coding sequence ATGAAATTTCCTGATAATTATACAATCCTTTTTAAGGATGTCAAACACGTTGGCATTCGTGTGAGTCATGACCAGCGAGTGCGTATTGTCGTGCCGAAGTGGCTGCCGGAGCAGCATCTGGAGAATATTCTCAAGAAGAGAGAAGATTGGATTCAGAAACACTTGCACAGGATGCGAACAAGAAAACAGCCGGTACCGCTTGCAGGAAATCAGATCCTCTTTAAAGGGAAGATATTCCACGTTGAGCAGGATGCGCAGTTCAATCGCTCAATCGAAATAGATGAGGAGCATCTCATCATACATGCCGGTGTTGTATTCATGGAGAAGTATCGTCAACTTGCATGGTATAGAAACGAAGCGAGAAAATATCTCGAGCACAGAGCGCAAGAGCTGGCAGAGTCTCTTGGATTTCATTACAATAAAATATTTATCCGCAGCCAAAAAACACGATGGGGAAGTTGTTCGAAGAAAAAAAATCTATCATTCAATTGGAAACTCATCAAGTCGCCGCTGTTTGTCATCGATTACTTGATTCTGCATGAACTTGTGCATACAGAGTTTATGAATCACTCGAAGCAGTACTGGCACAAGGTGCATGCTCTGTGTCCCGAATATAAAATAGCATCGCAGTGGTTAAAAGAGCATGGGAGAGATTTGTAA
- a CDS encoding translation initiation factor codes for MEYQKKYRSLEELAELVAPEQHSGSQSSIPVSQKKKYDGKGNTVHLMLDTHGRKGKSVTIVSGLQHNPTTREDIARILKQYCGTGGTVKEGKIELQGDQRARAAEKLKEMNYIVK; via the coding sequence ATGGAATATCAAAAGAAATATCGTTCTCTAGAAGAATTAGCCGAATTGGTCGCACCGGAACAACACTCTGGGTCGCAGTCAAGCATTCCTGTTTCTCAAAAAAAGAAATACGATGGCAAAGGCAACACAGTTCATCTTATGCTGGATACACATGGAAGAAAAGGGAAGAGCGTTACGATTGTAAGCGGCCTGCAACATAATCCGACGACAAGAGAAGACATAGCGCGAATATTGAAACAATATTGTGGAACCGGCGGTACAGTGAAAGAAGGAAAGATTGAACTGCAAGGCGACCAGCGTGCACGCGCGGCAGAAAAACTGAAAGAGATGAACTACATAGTGAAGTAA